Part of the Bacteriovorax sp. BAL6_X genome, TGCTCTTGGAAAAGATGAGTGTTGGTATATTCTAGATGCTGAAAATAATGCAGGAATTTATCTCGGCCTAAAAGATGAAGTCACTAAAGAAAGATTACAAGAGGCCATCGAAAGTGGTGAGAATGTAAATGAGCTTCTAAATTTCATTAATGTTCAAAAGGGCGATTTTTTCAATATTCCGGCCGGTTCAATTCATGCTATCGGTGAGGGAGTTACACTTGTAGAGGTTCAGCAAAGCTCTGGTGTGACATATCGTGTTTGGGATTGGAATCGCATGGGTCTAGATGGAAAGCCTCGTGAGCTTCATGTAAAGAAGGCCATGGATGTTATTAATTTTAAACCAAGCGCTAACAAGTTAGAATATTTTCAATATAAGAACCTAGATAGCAGCGGCTTACTAACAAGTAATAACTATTTCAATGCAAGAATAAAAGTACTCAAAGCAGGAGACGAAAGTGTTTTGTCTTTAAATGGAATAAGCTCGATTGTTATGTTGGAAGGAACTTGTGAAATTGATGATACTGAGATTAATGAGTATGAGTCGGCAGTGGTTAAGGATATTGAGTCCGCTATCTTGAAGGCAATAACGGACTCGAAGGTTTTAGTTGTTAAACAAATTTAGATAATATTACAACTTAGTGGGTATGTTACTTCGTGCCCATTCTTAGTTCGAATAGAGATATAAGTATTCATCTCATTTGAATTCGTCACATCATCAAAGTGAATTTGATATTTTTGGCCGGCAAGTTGGTAGTGCTTTGTTACTGAGTTCCCAACTTTGTGTGTGCGTCCTATTAGGGCATGGGCCGGTGTACGACCTTCTACTTGAATCTGATTTCCTTTTAAATTGAACTCAATATTCTTGCGCATTGTAGAGCATTTAAAATTAACAGAAGCCTGAGCTGATACTGTAAATAATAGTGAAAATGCAATTAAGCTAAGTAGTTTCATATTCCCTCCAAGATTTAGACACTGTCTTAGTTGCAGGAATAATGCCAATTATTTAGATGTGATATCGGATGGTTAGGAAGGGGGAGAAGGTGTAATTATTTTGCAATTGTCTAAATTTTATTCGAAATCCTTGAGGTAGTATTCCGCAAGGTCTTCATCTGAAACCTCTTCTTTTAAATCCTTCTTTCTAAGCTCAAGAGGAATACTACTAGAATCATCATCAACTTTCTCATTGAATCCAAATGGGCAATGAAGACAGCCACTTTCACAGCAGTAACCACGACGTAAATGGAACTCTTTAGTAAAAACAGTATTACCGTCTTCATTAATGTAGAAATCTTTTTTGGAATCGTCGTAAGAATTGGTCATAGGCTTTAAATAAGTAAGGCCCCTAATTCAGGGGGCCTAAAGTGTGTGTGGTGTTTTGCAAAACGGTCATTCTTATATCGAATAAAATTTATTACATCAAGGGAATTTTCAAGTAGATCTACAATGATGCAACACGTATACAGATTGCATATTGTAAGTAGCTAAAAATTAAAATACAATAAAATCTAGACTAAATTTATTAATGGTAACAAATGGAGCTGTCCTGTGACTAAACCTTGGCTTAAGCACTACCAGAATGGTGTTTCTGAAGAAATTAATCCTGAATTATATACTTCAATTCCAGCATTATTAGATGAAAGCTTTGCAAAATTTGCTGATAGGCCATCTTTTCACTGTATGGGAAAGACTCTAACGTATAAAGAAATCGATCATCTTTCTAAGAAGTTTGCTTCTTATTTACAGAACGATCTTGGGCTTAAAAAAGGTGACCGTGTCGCAATAATGATGCCTAATATTCTTCAGTATCCGGTTGCGCTTTTCGGAATTCTTCGTGCAGGTATGGTTTGTGTTAACGTGAACCCTCTTTATACTGCGAGGGAGCTTGAGCACCAGTTAACAGATTCACAATCAAAAGTTATTATCATTTTTGAAAACTCAGCTTCTGTTCTTGCAGAGGTTGTAAAGAACACACCGATTGAGCATGTTTTAGTAACTCAAATAGGTGATATGCTAAAGTTTCCAAAGTCATTACTTGTAAATTTTGTTATTAAGCACGTTAAGAAGATGGTACCAAATTGGGATCTTCCTGGAGCAAAGTCATTCCTTGAGGCCCTTGATAAAGGGGATGAGACTAAGTTTAAGAAACCAGAAATAAATAGCTCAGATCTAGCGTTTCTTCAGTACACAGGTGGAACAACTGGTGTCTCTAAAGGCGCAGAGCTTATTCACAGAAATATTGTTGCCAACTTGCTTCAAGCTGGAGAGTGGATTTCTCCGGTTGTTAAAGAAGGTGAAGAGATTATTATCACGCCATTGCCACTTTACCATATCTTCTCTTTAACAGCGAACTGCTTCACGTTTTCTAAAATTGGAGCATTAAATGTTCTGATTACTAATCCAAGAGATATTCCTGGATTTATTAAAGAACTTAAGAAATGGGAGTTTACCGCCCTTACAGGTGTTAATACTCTCTTTAATGGACTTTTAAATAATGAAGATTTTAAAACTGTTGATTTTTCATCACTAAAGCTAACTCTTGGTGGTGGAATGGCCGTTCAACGTGCCGTAGCTGAAAGATGGAAAGAAGTAACAAAAACTCCATTAATTGAAGCTTATGGTTTAACTGAAACATCTCCTGCCGCTTGTATCAATCCATTAGATCTTAAAGACTACAATGGAAAGATCGGTCTACCTGTTTCGTCAACAGATGTATGTATCAAAGATGACGATGGTAATACGTTAAATGTAGGTGAAGTTGGTGAGATTTGTATTAAAGGTCCACAGGTAATGAAGGGGTATTGGGGACGTCCTGAAGAGACGGCCAAAGTTATGACTGATGATGGATTCTTCAAGTCAGGTGATATCGGGATTATGGATGAAGATGGTTTCTTTAAGATTGTTGACCGTAAAAAAGATATGATCCTTGTTTCAGGGTTCAATGTTTATCCAAATGAAATCGAAGAGATTATTGTAACTCACCCTAAAGTTTTTGAATGTGCTGCTGTTGGTGTACCACATGAAAAATCAGGTGAAATTGTAAAACTCTTTGTCGTTAAAAATGATCAGTCCTTAACTGAAGAAGAATTAATGGCATTCTGTAAAGAGAATTTAACTGGTTATAAGAGGCCAAAGATTATCGAATTTAGAACTGAACTTCCTAAATCAAATGTCGGGAAGATTCTAAGAAAAGATCTAAGAGGACAGTAATCCTCGCAAAATAAAAGGGAGCTATTTAGCTCCCTTTATATTTTATAATTTCAATTTTTTTAACTGACTAATAGTATCCAGATTATAAGTATTAATTCTCAACGTCGAATAAGCTGCTTCCTTCACAACTGCATCTACAAACTCTGGCTTTGTTGCCCCTGTTAAGGCATCCGTCATTTCAGTTGGATGTTTAACCTTTTTAAAAACTTTTGGGTTTAGTCCAATTAGCAGATGAAGGCGACTGATATCATCTTCAGTCATTGGCCTATGAAACTTTTTTGTTAATCCACTCTTAGATTTTAGTTTTAGAAACTCATACTTAGTATTGTAAAAGAGTGTGAAAATCACAGGTAAGCAGGCACTATTGCATCCTGTCGTCGTATTTACTTCGCGGATAAATCCCAGTTTCTTTCCATTTTTGTCATAGGCAATTTGAATGGCCGTATTAATTGGGTTGTCACTAATCGTGTCCAAAATATTAACTTTCTTAAGTTTTGTGATCTTAGGAAAAACAGATTGGTAAAAATTAATATTATTTGCAAAAGAAAAGGAGAATGATAAAAATAAAACAAAAATTATTTTAAACATAGGCATCCCCAATGAGAATTTTGTTATTAGTGCTAATTTTACTTCATTCTATGACTTTTGCTCAAAAAGTGCAACGCAACGTTAAAGCTACTCCTGCTCTTGATGATAAGCAATTCGTCATTGTGCCAGGTCCGTCATATATGCCAAGTACTAAACTTGGAGTTGATCTCATTGGAATGTATCTCTTTGATGCAAATGGAGGAAAGTATAAGAATAGTTTAAAGCCGGTACCGCCTTCAATTATTGGTGCTTTTGGAAAGATTACAACAAATGGAACGGCCATGGGGGCGATTGGAGCTAAGCTTCACTTAGGTGAAGATAAATGGCGACTTACTGCTGGTTATATTGAAGGAAATATTCTTAGTCAGATGTTTCAAGCTGACCTTGAACGCTTTCTTGATACTTCAAATAAAATTCGTGCTGTAATTGTTAATGTAAACCGAAGAGTCTGGAAGAGTTTATTTATCGGTGGAGGAATCATTTGGAATGAAGTTATTTTTAAGGCCGATATAAATCCTGCAAATTATGCAACAAATACTGGATTAAAATTTAATCTATTTTACGATACTCGAGATAATACATTTTCTCCAACAAGCGGTTTCTATTTTAATACTCGTACAAATTTTTACCGTGAGAATCTTGGTGGAGATGATAATATTACAACGCTTGAAGCGACATTTTCACGCTATATTTCCCTAGCCGGAAACTCTAATCATCTCTTTTCTTGGCTCCTCGATTCAAGTTTTAATCTTGGTGATACGAACCCAAATTATAACTATAATTATGGTTCACGTGGCCCTCGTGGATACACTGGAAAGGTTTATGAAGGTGCAAATATGATTCGTGTTGAAGGAGAGTATAAGCATTACTTTGAATCTATAATGGAAGGAAAACTTGGGGTTGCTGGTTTTGCGGGCGTTGGTTTTGCCTTTGGTGGAGAATCAAGAGTTGGAAATGAGATCCCGGCAGATATTTTTGAAGCAGATCCATTGGCCCATATTGGGACAGGGGTTCGCTACAAAGTTCTTCCTAAGCAAAACCTTAATTCCCGTATTGATATCGCTTATGGCCGAGAGAAAGAATTTACGATGTACTTTGCCTTGAATGAGGCCATTTGATCAAATCACATGAAGTAGACACTATGTTCATTTTTTAGACACCATGTAATAATATAAGTTCATGAAATCATTGATGTTCTATACCTGTTAGTTGGCACTATGATTGCATCATACAGGGTATGAAACTTCAAAAGCTAATCTCATTCATTATTATCTCTCTATGTTCATTCCAGATGGCTTTTGCTCAAACTATCGAAAATACAAGATCTGTGGCAAGCGTTTATGATCTGGCCGAAACTCTGGCCGAGCTAAAAGAAATTAAGAAGAATCTACGTGGTAGAGTTTCAAGCGATTTATCTGAAGAAGAGATGGCACAAATTGCACTGGGCCTGCAAGCTCAAAGCGCACAAGAGTCACAAGGTGAAGCGGAGTTTCAAACTGAGTTCATAACTTTTCTTGATTCGATTAAGAAGAATTCATGTGGTGTAAAGGATTATCAAGAAGAGCAAAAGCCGGTAGAAGCAAAGAAAGTTACAAGGGGAGATAACCTTTTTTCTAGTATTGCTGCAGTTATTGCTGAAGTTAAAGTTGATGAAAAACTAAATCGTAAACAAAATAGAAAAATCGACACTTTATCGGCCCAAGTTCTAAAGTATTTTTCAAGAGCTAAATCTCTAAAGTCTAAGGTTGAGAATATTATCAATAATACAAATGAAGCTTATGCAGATAAAGAAGAATTACTTCTGGCCTTCAATGATTCTATTGTTAAAGGCCTTTATGATATTAAAGTAATTCTTTCTCCATTTAGAAATATGTCTGCAATTAACATGAATGAAATTCTTCCAAAGCTTACGACGGACTTTATCGAAGAGGATACTGAATTATATAACTTTCTTATTCACGGTGAAATGAAGGATAAAATTTTCTTTACAGTGAATATTGATGGAAGTGATGTTGAGTTAAAACTTAATACATTCCTAAACTCCAAGAGAAATGTTGTTACAATTAATGAATCACCAAGTGCAAAGAACTATCTGCGTGCACTTAGAATTCTAACGATTCAAATGATGGCAACTCAAATTAAAAACTATGATCTAATGATCGAGTCTAAAGAAGATAAGATTGTAATTCCAAAAAGCTGTCGTAGTGAGTTAAATGGCTCATGGCCACACCTTTTAGAGCTTAAAGTAGATGAGTCTGTTGCAAAGACATATCTAGATAATCTTATTAAGAATTCTGGGCTTTCATATGATGAAGGAAGTCTAGAGCTTATGAGTGTTAGAGAAGCGCAGGAGCTAAACCCTCTAGCTGAGACAATGGTTTCTTCAACTTCTGTTGAGAACTTTCTAAGAGCGGCAAAGGGTAAGGAAGGAACTAATTTCTACCAAAAGTTTCTAAAGGCCGGTTTTGATGAAGTCAATGCTTATAATAAATTTGTTGATATGAAGATGGGTGAAGTTGCTCAGGCTTATAAGAAGAATATCTACTCTTATGAGAGAGGATCAAGATCAAGAAAGTCTAAAGAGGTAACAACTAAGGATATCGCTCTTATAAATGATATCATTGCCGTTGTTCCAGAATCAAAAACAATAGAAGTTGATATTTATGAAGGTGATCAGAAGTATGTTGAAAATATATATCCTTCAGCAATTAATGTTTCTCCGTACCTCGCATCTAAAATGGCCCAGGCCCGAACAGAAAATTTAGAAGATATCATTAGTGACTCAATTAAAAATGAGCTTAAGAATAATAGAGTTGTTATTGAATTTCCATCTTTATACTCTCAAGAAGCTTACCGTAACTGGGGACTTAATACTCTTTATCAAAAGGCACTAGATCTTCAAGATGAAGAAGAGTTTAAAGTAGGTTCACGTCACAATAATATGCTATTTGGTTTTTGTTATAGAAACCCAGCTCAGCTTTGTAAGGGACTATCAAGAAAATCAAATGTACTTAAAAGAGTTGTAAGTTATATCGATTCTCTAAAGATTGATGGAAAATTTATTCCTGTTGCTCGTTTGGATAAAACAAAGGTTAAGGAGAGTTATGTAACTCTTGCAAAGGTATTTGATTACCTAAGAACGGGGCCAAAAGCTTTTCCTGAGCTAGTAACAAATGAGTACGATTACTTATTAGATCAAATGCAGGCGCTAAATCCTCTTGCAAAAGTGAGACTTGGCTATCTTGTCGCTCGTGAGGAGCTTAAAAATATTCGAGATGGTCGAGTTAAGACATATAAGAAAACTTCTCGTGGAATGAGAGTTGATTATAGCTATAAGTGTTTTAATAATAATATGAATGCTTATCTTGAAAATCTTGAAGAGGCCGCAGAGATCCTTAAAGTTAACCGTAGTATCAGACCTAACTTTCTTACAAGTGAATTAAATAAAGATGAGTATAAAAGACTATGGAATACAATCTTTGATGAGTTTAATAAAGATACGACTCAAATTATGACTGCAGAGCTTAACACTGGTAAGAAAGCTTTTGAGTTAATTGATTCTCTATCGAATAAAGTAACTCTAGAACGTAATCAAATTGAAGATGCTGCAAATGAAGCAATTGAAGGTCGTCTACTTTATCAAACAGCAGAAGATATTAGCGCTCGTCTACAAGAAGAAGATGTTGAAAAAATCGCTTTTTATAAAGAGATTTTAGCAGCTAAGTCACATACTGAAAGAGCTGCAATTTTTGATTCTCGTCCAGCTAGCATTGATATCTTTGATGACTATGATTTAGTACATAACTTCCTAAAGCTAAATATGGATCTTAAGACTCCAGTATATAAAGAGATTTTAAAGAGATCAGCTCTTAAGCGTCAGCAAGATACTTATAAGAAGATGAATAAATTCTGCCAAATTGATGAAGACGATATTGATAGTCTTAAAGAGAACTTCTTTGCAACTGTTAAGATTCAAGATCAGCTAAATCAGCTTCTTGGAATTCCTGCTGTTCCAAAAGAATTAATGGATAGAATGGATGATTGGAATAGCGATGAAAAATGGGCCATGTTTAATGGTGTATTTGGCTTCCTTCTTGGTATGGGAGCTGTTCTAGCAGCTGGTTCATGTACAATAGTTACTGGTGGACTATGTGGTCTTGCTATCGCTGGGGCCGGGGCCGTCGGATTTGGTATGCAAGCAAATGCAATTCGCTTAGAAACAAAAGTAAAGTTCCGTGCTGATAGAAGTGAAGAATATGTAGGTGAAATGGCCGATCTTGGTTTCACTGATTCAAACTCAACTGAGAATGTTGCAAGAGGGTGGATGGCCGTAGCATTTGAAGTTATTGGAACAATCTCAATGATTTCAATCCTGACAAGAAGTGTTTCAGTTGGTTCAAAAATCTTCAAAGAATCACTGAAGGCCATTGTTAAGAATCGTTCCCAACTAGGAATTAAAGAAGCTTTAAAGCAGTCGGGGAAAGATGCTTCTGTTATCGTAAATGAATCAGAAGTTGAATTTGCAAAGCTAGTTCTAGGACTAAAAAAATATAGTGATGTATTCAAGAAAATGCTTTCTTCTAAGTCGATGGATGATATCGCTGAGAATTTAAGAAACCTAGATTTAGATGAAGAGTTCGTTGAGAAAACTCTTAAGAAAATGGATCGTATTGAAGCTAATTATACAGCTGGAAAGCTATCTCAGACGAGTTATAACAAAGCAATTAAGAATATTGTTGCAAGTGTTGAAGAAGCAATTACTCGCTCTCATGGTGGAATCTATCGTTATACAAGTGATGTTGCTGTTAACTTAAATTACTCTCAAGTAGATGAGGCCCTGGGAAATACTGTTTCAAAACTTTTTAATGGAAGCCCACTGGAGCTAAGACACTATATGGGTAGCTATGTGAAAAGACTTAATGCTTCTAAACTAAATAATTCTTCAAAAGCTGCACGTTCAAAACTGAGAGTGAGAAAAGCAGACCAAGGTCAATATATGACAGGAACTAATTGGATCGTTCGTGCTTGGAATGAGAATACTGCAAACCTTGCTAAGAACCGTCGTCAGTTCCTTAAAATTTATGATGAGCTACAAAGACTTCCGGAAGCAGAATTAGCTGACTATATTGCTAAGAATGCAGATATATTAACTGAGATTTTTGTGAAGATTCCTTTAAGAAAGAGAGACTTTCCATATATGCTAATTCAAGGAGCACCTCATACTGGTGGCTTTTTTGGAAGAAGACTTCCTGTCATCTCTGCTGTCGGCGAAGGCGTACTAATGAGAAAGATATTTACTGCACGCGCAAGACTTATCTCTGAAGTAGCACGTCGCTCAGCTCGTGAAACTCTTGGAATGAAGAAAGTTCTTATGGCCGAGACTGTAGGCGACCTTTACCGTGGACTTGAAGTATCTGCTCTTGAGGCGCTCCCAAAGATGACTAAGAAGGAAGTTGCTGAAGTTGAATCAATGATTGCTACTGTAAAAGAGAAGGCAATTTCAGGTATTATTAGAAATTTAGAAAGTGATCGTACTACCGTTAAGTTTATGAATAAGTACGGTGTAAGCTTTGATGGCCTTACTCCTGATCAAACATATACAGAGCTAAATAGAATTCTTTATTCTCCAAATGGGACTATTGAAAACACTCTTTCTCGCTATCTGTGGGCAAGTGCTGATGTTGAAGGACTATTTAAGGCCCCTGAATTTTCAGGTTTAGCTTATAAAGTTATGAGAGACACAATTGAAAAAGATAATATTGGAAGTTTACAACGCTACCTAAATGCTCTCAAAGTACTACAAATTAAGGACAATGGAACACTTGGTAGCGTCGAAATTTTTTAGACTATTTAGAAAAACATTTAGTATCTGGATCTCTTAAATATTCAAGCAAGGCCAGCTTCTTTTGACGAGTTGCTGGTGTTCTTGCTTCATCGGCTTCTCTTTGAAGAACATCAAAGAAAGCATCCATCGTACCTTTTTTCGTATCTTTCATTTCATCAGATGTCGCTTTTAAAAGACGAGTTAACTCAGTCATTTCTGCGTCACTAAAGCCACTTGATAGGAATGAGTAGAACTTGTGTCCATTTGTATTACTGAATAGATCAACCTTCCCACCACTAACTGAAACATCTCTGATGGCCGCGATTAAATCTTTTTGTACAGGTGAACCGACTTTCTCCGCTGTTAAAAAGTAGAGTAGTGCTTCTTCATCCGTTGCATTAAGCATTGGTGTACGGCTTGACCATTTTTGAGACTTAACTGCAGAGTTAATTTGGCGTGTTAGCTTAACAGGTGAGCTATAACGAGACATTACCTTAAAGATTCTTTGAGAGTAATCATCTTTCATCTCAGACAGAACAAAATTGAAACCAGCATCAGATAGATTCTTATTCACGCACGGTGCACATGAAAGTATACCGCTCTTATTATAACCATAACGTTGCGACAGGTAGACAAAGTTATTGATTGCATTCTTAATTTCTTCAGCTGTAGCAGACTCTTTTGAAAAGACTTCTTCTACTCTCTGAAAGCGGGCCTTATCTTGAGATCCAGAAACCATCATCTTTAATGTATTCATACTAAAGTCTTCTTTCTTTCCAGTATGAGAAAGATCTTTCATTGCTAATTCAATATTGTTGGCAACTACAGACCTTACTTCTTGATCTGCGATTCCACTTTTTACTAAAAGCTCATCTAGGCCGTGACCTGCTGACTTAAATACACTGAATACCGAACCAAATGACAATTGACTCGTAAGCATTAGGAATACTATTTTTGATGATAATTTCATTCAAACCCTCTTCTGATAATTTCTTAAGTAAAATATCGGCTAAATTTGATCAAATATTTAGTAAGGAGCTGTGTGTTACGAGTGTGAATCCTTGAAATATCAAGGAAATCAGGATGTTATGAAGATGAACAATTCTTGAATTAAGATATTCACTTGGGTACAATGACGCCTCACTTTGGGGAACATATTATGGTAAACTTATTTAAAGTATTAGTTTTATCTACTTTTTTACTACCAAATCTGGCATTGGCAAGTATCGATGGAGCGACAGAATCTGAGATTGAAACTTGTCGCCGTCTAAGAATTTTTCTTGCTGGAGCTGTTGGTGAAGTAGAATGCCAAACTGAATATCAGATCTACTCTAAGTTTGTCGGGAACTACGATCGCCAGAGAGTAAAAAATGAATCAAAGAATGTTCGTATTGGTGCCTTTAATTTATTTAAGCCAGGTGCTACTCAGACAGAATACAAAGATCATCAATTAGTTGCTGAAGTAGTTAATCACTGGGATGTTGTTGCAGCAATTGAGCTTACTTCAAACAACGGACTAAGCAAGAGGCACAATGACGCAATCGTTGAGTACTATACAAATCGTCTAACTGAAATTGAAACAACTAGTACTGACTTAAATTCTTTAACAACACGAAATGAATTGGCCCTTATTCGTGAGCAATACGATTTTCCAGGATATATTCTTCTTCTTAAAGAACTACAAAAGCTAGACCCTTCTTGGTCGCTTGTTCTATCTGGTAAGCAAGAGGGAAGTGAGAACGCAACAGTAAAGGAACTTACAGGTTTCTACTATAGAAGTAGTGTTGTGAGTCTAAAGAAGACTAACTACTGTCGTGATCGTTATGGAAGAAGTGGTAAATTTGGTTGTCTTCCTGTTTTAGATGAGAAGACTTTTGGCCGTGATGTTGATGGGCTATTTTCTAGAAGGCCATTTATTTCTACATTTGAATCAGGAGAGTTTGATTTTACTCTTCTTGCAACACACGTTATTCATAATGCTCCTTCAGACGAAGATCTTCAGAAAAAAATTCTTAAAAATGTTTATGGTGTTGAAGACTATAAAGATATTGGGCCAGGTGTTACTCAACTGAAGTATGCTCGTTTCGCCGAAGTTAGATTAATGGCCGAGTTTGTCGACTATCTAAGAAAGTCATACTACGAACAAGACTATATTATTCTGGGTGACTTTAATTTAGAGAGTTCAAATAATTACTGGGAAACTTTCTTTAAAGACTTTAGTAATCTAGAGATTAAAATTGAAGGTGCAACTTCAATGGCCGTTGGAAAGAGCCTTTCAGATGGAACAATTACTCATGGGACAAAGAGTAATTATGATCATTTTCTTTTTGATCCTAGTGAAACAACTAACTGCCAAGGTGACGGTTCTGCTAAAATCTTTAATTTTATTGAAGGAGATTTTTCTCGTCTGATTAACAGAAGATACCTTGTACGTTCAAATGCCATGTATTATTCAACGACAAGAGAGAAAGAGATGTACCGCTTAAAAGCTGGTGGCCGTGAAAAAGTAGAATCACTTGTAAGCAATTATGTACGCTCTATTGAAAATAAAATGACGGTAAAGAGTGGTCAGCTTGTGAAGAGATTTGATATCGAAGAAAGCAAGCAAGAGTTCTACGATCGTGTGATCGACTCTCAATTATTTGATAAGACTTATTATAGCTATCTAAAAGAGGTAATAAGTGACCATTTACCAATCTATATGAATTGTTCAAATCAATACGACAACGACTAGTTTTATCAGTGCCTAGGCATTGATCGAATTTGGGAAACAACGAACATAGAAAGCCTCCGAATGGAGGCTTTCTATTATCTAAGTGCTTAATAATACGTGTTTTCTGACTGTGTTTTTCTTGAACGGCCTATGAAATATGTTCACAATAGAAGATATTTACCCGCAGGAGCTCTAAAATCTAAATATTAATCAACTTAATGAAAGGTTTTAATATGATCAGAGCAAAAGAGCTTATTTGTTTTACGGCAATCCTTATGGGGGTTACTTCTTGTCAAAATGATAGTGTAACTATTGAACAATTAGTGGAAGCCAGTAGTAGTAATATTGTTATTGGTAATGAAGATCGTAGATTAAGTGCTGATAACTTAAATAAAGTTTTTTACCAAAAAGTAGGTCAGTTAAGAACAGATATCACATTTTCTAATTCAGGTCTTAAGAAGACTTCAACATGTAGTGCTGCTCTTGTGAATAAAAGTTTCATCATTACAGCAGCTCATTGTGTTTATCTTGGAAAGACAAATGAATTACATAAGAACACTTTCTTTTATCCTGGAATCGATGGTTTCAACAACGCTGATAAGGGACGTTATCCTGTTATTCGTGTTTACCACCCAGATAACTACGATAATATGCGCCCTTATTCAACAAATGATATCGCAATTGTTGAGCTTGGAGCTGCTAGTGATGGATCTCTTGCTGGAAGCAAGGTAGGGACTAGTGGCATTTCGGGCAAAGAATATTTTCCTGAAGGTGAAACTTTATTAATTGGCTACCCTGGAGATAAGCCAGACGCAAGACAGTTTTTTGAAACAGGTTGTGAAGTTGATATTGAGGTTGAAAACAAACTTGTTATGGATTGTGATGTTTTTAGCGGACAAAGTGGTTCACCTATTTTTGTCTATAATGCTAAGTACGATAATTTCTATATTCATGGTGTTGTTACAAGTGAAAGTACTATGTACAAAGAAAATTACGGAAGCTTTATTTCAAAAGAACGATATAAAATCTTTAATAGTATTTTTGAAGGAAAGTTTTCAACAGAAAATGAATTTGAGGAGCAGTGGGTAACAAAGAAAATAGAGCAAGATCAACTTGTACGAATTATTGTAAAGAATACTTGTCATAATAACGAAGCAAGAGTTGCTTTAAATTTCAAAAATCTTGATGATGAGTGGGTAAAGAAAGGTTTCTATAGTGTTGGTGCTGGAGAGAGAAGAGAGCTTGCTGTAAGTCGAAATGGTGTCTTCTATTTAGCAGCAAAAAATAGAAGTTGGAAATCGATCATTAGTGGCCCACATTCATATGAGCTACCAAGAAGTGGATCGCAAAAATTCAAAAAATATTCAGTAAATAAGTATGGGGACTATGTCGTAAACGTTCCGTGTTATTAATTTCATTTGATTAAAATTTAAGCCGAAGTTGGCCATCGCAGGCGAGCGCTATATTGCTCAGATTATCAAGTACATATGAAGTTGTGGAAAATACCATTGCTCCAGAGGCAACAGTGAGCTGCGACTCCTGCCTTTCTCTGACATACAATTCATCCTTAACATAAAAGCCTGCATAAACGCAGGCTTGTTGAAATTGTTTT contains:
- a CDS encoding serine protease encodes the protein MKGFNMIRAKELICFTAILMGVTSCQNDSVTIEQLVEASSSNIVIGNEDRRLSADNLNKVFYQKVGQLRTDITFSNSGLKKTSTCSAALVNKSFIITAAHCVYLGKTNELHKNTFFYPGIDGFNNADKGRYPVIRVYHPDNYDNMRPYSTNDIAIVELGAASDGSLAGSKVGTSGISGKEYFPEGETLLIGYPGDKPDARQFFETGCEVDIEVENKLVMDCDVFSGQSGSPIFVYNAKYDNFYIHGVVTSESTMYKENYGSFISKERYKIFNSIFEGKFSTENEFEEQWVTKKIEQDQLVRIIVKNTCHNNEARVALNFKNLDDEWVKKGFYSVGAGERRELAVSRNGVFYLAAKNRSWKSIISGPHSYELPRSGSQKFKKYSVNKYGDYVVNVPCY